One window of Mixophyes fleayi isolate aMixFle1 chromosome 3, aMixFle1.hap1, whole genome shotgun sequence genomic DNA carries:
- the PNISR gene encoding arginine/serine-rich protein PNISR isoform X1 → MWDQGGQPWQQWPLNQQQWMESFQHQQDPSQIDWAALAQAWIAQRETTGQGVVEPQPMIPNGQDLPPVPPPMEPVPNNHSFQGDPNFNRMWQPQPEWGPMHHQPPPHHPPPEQPWMPPAPGPMDIVPASEDDNSQDSGDFTNDNRRMFNQNNHNFGGPPDNFPMGGGNQYDYQHGSGGYGPPQGSFHPPYWQQGPPGPPGPPAPPPNRRERPSFRERQRSPIPIPPKQEPLQIDAVKRRTLPAWIREGLEKMEREKQKKLERERMEQQRSLMKKEIKNENAAEGDGPRLPQKSKFDSDEEEEDDENEEDKVSSKVSRSPSPAPQEENSESEITEEERAYQMMLMTKMVLTEILLDVTNEEIYNVAKDTHRKATKAPARQLAQSSALASLTGLGGLGGYGSAESEEEKSDRGSESSDTDEEELRHRIRQKLEAFKRKEKEQQLIERQLEEEKQTETNNNEATEPEKDLPNILEIHEKRKVEGEMENDQKKLSSETVILIDVKKEVKERTIASKSRSFSSSSSSSSSSKERSSSSSSSSSVYSTSSSTSHSSSPSLPKRKKRRSRSLSPSRKMRRSRSRSATRKSHRERSRSREKISERRRSSKNSMEREWRRECSPSRERRANRSRERHGFRSRSRDRRKSDAHRRSSSRSRLKYRGNSREREKARSKSVEMDRKRRESEKDRKKEKLKREEKSKYNQEEDRIKRRDSERKFSRSESSSSKMSRQDSRPDSIKGSTKESKKQGSSSGRSSSGSPIIYKDKKSKKLKRSRSRSVEKSQRSGKKASRKHKSKTRSRSSTPVRRKR, encoded by the exons ATGTGGGATCAAGGTGGACAGCCTTGGCAGCAGTGGCCATTGAACCAGCAGCAATGGATGGAATCATTTCAGCACCAGCAAGATCCAA GTCAGATAGATTGGGCAGCATTAGCCCAAGCATGGATTGCGCAACGTGAAACTACAGGGCAAGGAGTGGTGGAGCCACAACCAATGATACCCAATGGGCAGGATCTCCCACCAGTTCCGCCACCAATGGAACCTGTCCCTAACAATCATAGTTTTCAAGGTGATCCCAATTTTAATCGAATGTGGCAGCCACAGCCAG AGTGGGGACCAATGCATCACCAACCACCTCCACACCATCCTCCACCCGAACAACCGTGGATGCCTCCAGCTCCTGGGCCAATGGATATTGTTCCTGCATCTGAAGACGACAACAGCCAGGATAGTGGAGATTTTACAAATGACAACAGACGCATGTTTAATCAGAATAATCATAACTTTGGAGGACCTCCTGATAATTTTCCCATGGGGGGAGGGAATCAATATGATTACCAG CATGGATCAGGTGGATATGGCCCACCTCAAGGTAGCTTTCACCCACCATACTGGCAGCAAGGGCCTCCTGGACCTCCAGGTCCACCTGCTCCACCTCCTAATAGAAGAGAGAGGCCATCCTTTAGAGAACGACAACGTTCACCTATACCAATACCACCCAAACAAGAGCCTCTGCAGATTG atgCTGTTAAACGCAGGACTTTACCTGCTTGGATTCGTGAAGGTTTAGAGAAAATGGAAAGAGAAAAGCAGAAAAAGTTGGAACGTGAGAGAATGGAGCAGCAGCGCTCACTgatgaaaaaagaaataaaaaacgaAAATGCTGCAGAGGGGGACGGTCCACGTTTGCCTCAGAAAAGCAAATTT gatagtgatgaagaggaggaagatgatGAGAACGAAGAGGATAAAGTTAGTTCAAAAGTCAGCCGCAGTCCATCTCCAGCTCCACAGGAAGAGAACAGTGAGTCAGAAATAACTGAAGAAGAGAGGGCTTATCAAATG ATGCTAATGACAAAGATGGTGCTAACAGAGATTCTTTTGGATGTCACAAATGAAGAAATTTATAACGTGGCTAAAGACACCCATCGCAAAGCAACTAAAG CTCCTGCAAGGCAGCTGGCACAGTCCAGTGCACTGGCTTCCCTTACTGGACTCG GTGGACTGGGTGGTTATGGATCGGCGGAGAGTGAAGAAGAGAAGAGCGACAGAGGTTCAGAATCTTCGGATACTGATGAAGAGGAACTTCGGCACAGAATCCGACAAAAGCTGGAAGCATTTAAGCGAAAGGAAAAGGAGCAACAGTTAATTGAAAGACAATTAGAAG aagaaaaacaaacagaaaccaaTAATAATGAAGCGACTGAGCCTGAGAAAGATCTTCCAAACATCTTAGAAATACATGAAAAGAGAAAAGTTGAGGGTGAAATGGAGAATGACCAAAAAAAACTGAGTAGTGAGACAGTAATTTTAATAGATGTCAAAAAAGAAGTAAAGGAAAGGACAATTGCTAGTAAGTcaaggagcttcagtagtagtagcagcagcagcagtagcagtaaagagcgtagtagtagtagtagcagcagcagcagtgtgtaCAGCACTAGCTCCTCAACCAGCCATAGTTCATCTCCCTCTTTACCCAAGAGGAAAAAGAGACGAAGTCGTAGCCTATCACCATCGCGTAAAATGAGACGTAGCAGAAGTAGGAGTGCCACACGTAAGAGTCATAGGGAGAGGAGCAGAAGCAGGGAAAAGATTAGTGAGAGGAGGAGGTctagcaaaaacagcatggaacGGGAATGGCGTAGAGAATGTAGTCCTAGCAGAGAGAGAAGGGCAAATCGTTCCAGAGAGAGACATGGTTTTCGTAGTAGGAGCAGGGATAGGCGCAAAAGCGATGCTCACCGTAGAAGCTCTAGCAGAAGTAGACTGAAATACAGGGGCAATAGCAGGGAAAGGGAGAAGGCAAGGAGTAAGAGTGTTGAAATGGATAGAAAGAGGAGAGAGTCAGAAAAGgataggaaaaaagaaaaattaaagagagaagagaaatctaaatataATCAGGAAGAAGATAGAATTAAAAGGAGAGACAGCGAAAGAAAGTTCTCCCGCAGTGAGTCATCCTCCTCGAAGATGTCTCGGCAGGATTCTAGGCCAGATAGTATAAAAGGCTCTACCAAGGAAAGTAAAAAACAAGGCTCATCTAGTGGAAGAAGCAGTTCAGGATCTCCTATCATATACAAGGATAAAAAATCTAAGAAATTGAAACGTAGCCGGTCACGTTCTGTGGAGAAATCTCA
- the PNISR gene encoding arginine/serine-rich protein PNISR isoform X2 translates to MWDQGGQPWQQWPLNQQQWMESFQHQQDPSQIDWAALAQAWIAQRETTGQGVVEPQPMIPNGQDLPPVPPPMEPVPNNHSFQGDPNFNRMWQPQPEWGPMHHQPPPHHPPPEQPWMPPAPGPMDIVPASEDDNSQDSGDFTNDNRRMFNQNNHNFGGPPDNFPMGGGNQYDYQHGSGGYGPPQGSFHPPYWQQGPPGPPGPPAPPPNRRERPSFRERQRSPIPIPPKQEPLQIDAVKRRTLPAWIREGLEKMEREKQKKLERERMEQQRSLMKKEIKNENAAEGDGPRLPQKSKFDSDEEEEDDENEEDKVSSKVSRSPSPAPQEENSESEITEEERAYQMMLMTKMVLTEILLDVTNEEIYNVAKDTHRKATKAPARQLAQSSALASLTGLGGLGGYGSAESEEEKSDRGSESSDTDEEELRHRIRQKLEAFKRKEKEQQLIERQLEEKQTETNNNEATEPEKDLPNILEIHEKRKVEGEMENDQKKLSSETVILIDVKKEVKERTIASKSRSFSSSSSSSSSSKERSSSSSSSSSVYSTSSSTSHSSSPSLPKRKKRRSRSLSPSRKMRRSRSRSATRKSHRERSRSREKISERRRSSKNSMEREWRRECSPSRERRANRSRERHGFRSRSRDRRKSDAHRRSSSRSRLKYRGNSREREKARSKSVEMDRKRRESEKDRKKEKLKREEKSKYNQEEDRIKRRDSERKFSRSESSSSKMSRQDSRPDSIKGSTKESKKQGSSSGRSSSGSPIIYKDKKSKKLKRSRSRSVEKSQRSGKKASRKHKSKTRSRSSTPVRRKR, encoded by the exons ATGTGGGATCAAGGTGGACAGCCTTGGCAGCAGTGGCCATTGAACCAGCAGCAATGGATGGAATCATTTCAGCACCAGCAAGATCCAA GTCAGATAGATTGGGCAGCATTAGCCCAAGCATGGATTGCGCAACGTGAAACTACAGGGCAAGGAGTGGTGGAGCCACAACCAATGATACCCAATGGGCAGGATCTCCCACCAGTTCCGCCACCAATGGAACCTGTCCCTAACAATCATAGTTTTCAAGGTGATCCCAATTTTAATCGAATGTGGCAGCCACAGCCAG AGTGGGGACCAATGCATCACCAACCACCTCCACACCATCCTCCACCCGAACAACCGTGGATGCCTCCAGCTCCTGGGCCAATGGATATTGTTCCTGCATCTGAAGACGACAACAGCCAGGATAGTGGAGATTTTACAAATGACAACAGACGCATGTTTAATCAGAATAATCATAACTTTGGAGGACCTCCTGATAATTTTCCCATGGGGGGAGGGAATCAATATGATTACCAG CATGGATCAGGTGGATATGGCCCACCTCAAGGTAGCTTTCACCCACCATACTGGCAGCAAGGGCCTCCTGGACCTCCAGGTCCACCTGCTCCACCTCCTAATAGAAGAGAGAGGCCATCCTTTAGAGAACGACAACGTTCACCTATACCAATACCACCCAAACAAGAGCCTCTGCAGATTG atgCTGTTAAACGCAGGACTTTACCTGCTTGGATTCGTGAAGGTTTAGAGAAAATGGAAAGAGAAAAGCAGAAAAAGTTGGAACGTGAGAGAATGGAGCAGCAGCGCTCACTgatgaaaaaagaaataaaaaacgaAAATGCTGCAGAGGGGGACGGTCCACGTTTGCCTCAGAAAAGCAAATTT gatagtgatgaagaggaggaagatgatGAGAACGAAGAGGATAAAGTTAGTTCAAAAGTCAGCCGCAGTCCATCTCCAGCTCCACAGGAAGAGAACAGTGAGTCAGAAATAACTGAAGAAGAGAGGGCTTATCAAATG ATGCTAATGACAAAGATGGTGCTAACAGAGATTCTTTTGGATGTCACAAATGAAGAAATTTATAACGTGGCTAAAGACACCCATCGCAAAGCAACTAAAG CTCCTGCAAGGCAGCTGGCACAGTCCAGTGCACTGGCTTCCCTTACTGGACTCG GTGGACTGGGTGGTTATGGATCGGCGGAGAGTGAAGAAGAGAAGAGCGACAGAGGTTCAGAATCTTCGGATACTGATGAAGAGGAACTTCGGCACAGAATCCGACAAAAGCTGGAAGCATTTAAGCGAAAGGAAAAGGAGCAACAGTTAATTGAAAGACAATTAGAAG aaaaacaaacagaaaccaaTAATAATGAAGCGACTGAGCCTGAGAAAGATCTTCCAAACATCTTAGAAATACATGAAAAGAGAAAAGTTGAGGGTGAAATGGAGAATGACCAAAAAAAACTGAGTAGTGAGACAGTAATTTTAATAGATGTCAAAAAAGAAGTAAAGGAAAGGACAATTGCTAGTAAGTcaaggagcttcagtagtagtagcagcagcagcagtagcagtaaagagcgtagtagtagtagtagcagcagcagcagtgtgtaCAGCACTAGCTCCTCAACCAGCCATAGTTCATCTCCCTCTTTACCCAAGAGGAAAAAGAGACGAAGTCGTAGCCTATCACCATCGCGTAAAATGAGACGTAGCAGAAGTAGGAGTGCCACACGTAAGAGTCATAGGGAGAGGAGCAGAAGCAGGGAAAAGATTAGTGAGAGGAGGAGGTctagcaaaaacagcatggaacGGGAATGGCGTAGAGAATGTAGTCCTAGCAGAGAGAGAAGGGCAAATCGTTCCAGAGAGAGACATGGTTTTCGTAGTAGGAGCAGGGATAGGCGCAAAAGCGATGCTCACCGTAGAAGCTCTAGCAGAAGTAGACTGAAATACAGGGGCAATAGCAGGGAAAGGGAGAAGGCAAGGAGTAAGAGTGTTGAAATGGATAGAAAGAGGAGAGAGTCAGAAAAGgataggaaaaaagaaaaattaaagagagaagagaaatctaaatataATCAGGAAGAAGATAGAATTAAAAGGAGAGACAGCGAAAGAAAGTTCTCCCGCAGTGAGTCATCCTCCTCGAAGATGTCTCGGCAGGATTCTAGGCCAGATAGTATAAAAGGCTCTACCAAGGAAAGTAAAAAACAAGGCTCATCTAGTGGAAGAAGCAGTTCAGGATCTCCTATCATATACAAGGATAAAAAATCTAAGAAATTGAAACGTAGCCGGTCACGTTCTGTGGAGAAATCTCA
- the PNISR gene encoding arginine/serine-rich protein PNISR isoform X3, with product MWDQGGQPWQQWPLNQQQWMESFQHQQDPSQIDWAALAQAWIAQRETTGQGVVEPQPMIPNGQDLPPVPPPMEPVPNNHSFQGDPNFNRMWQPQPEWGPMHHQPPPHHPPPEQPWMPPAPGPMDIVPASEDDNSQDSGDFTNDNRRMFNQNNHNFGGPPDNFPMGGGNQYDYQHGSGGYGPPQGSFHPPYWQQGPPGPPGPPAPPPNRRERPSFRERQRSPIPIPPKQEPLQIDAVKRRTLPAWIREGLEKMEREKQKKLERERMEQQRSLMKKEIKNENAAEGDGPRLPQKSKFDSDEEEEDDENEEDKVSSKVSRSPSPAPQEENNANDKDGANRDSFGCHK from the exons ATGTGGGATCAAGGTGGACAGCCTTGGCAGCAGTGGCCATTGAACCAGCAGCAATGGATGGAATCATTTCAGCACCAGCAAGATCCAA GTCAGATAGATTGGGCAGCATTAGCCCAAGCATGGATTGCGCAACGTGAAACTACAGGGCAAGGAGTGGTGGAGCCACAACCAATGATACCCAATGGGCAGGATCTCCCACCAGTTCCGCCACCAATGGAACCTGTCCCTAACAATCATAGTTTTCAAGGTGATCCCAATTTTAATCGAATGTGGCAGCCACAGCCAG AGTGGGGACCAATGCATCACCAACCACCTCCACACCATCCTCCACCCGAACAACCGTGGATGCCTCCAGCTCCTGGGCCAATGGATATTGTTCCTGCATCTGAAGACGACAACAGCCAGGATAGTGGAGATTTTACAAATGACAACAGACGCATGTTTAATCAGAATAATCATAACTTTGGAGGACCTCCTGATAATTTTCCCATGGGGGGAGGGAATCAATATGATTACCAG CATGGATCAGGTGGATATGGCCCACCTCAAGGTAGCTTTCACCCACCATACTGGCAGCAAGGGCCTCCTGGACCTCCAGGTCCACCTGCTCCACCTCCTAATAGAAGAGAGAGGCCATCCTTTAGAGAACGACAACGTTCACCTATACCAATACCACCCAAACAAGAGCCTCTGCAGATTG atgCTGTTAAACGCAGGACTTTACCTGCTTGGATTCGTGAAGGTTTAGAGAAAATGGAAAGAGAAAAGCAGAAAAAGTTGGAACGTGAGAGAATGGAGCAGCAGCGCTCACTgatgaaaaaagaaataaaaaacgaAAATGCTGCAGAGGGGGACGGTCCACGTTTGCCTCAGAAAAGCAAATTT gatagtgatgaagaggaggaagatgatGAGAACGAAGAGGATAAAGTTAGTTCAAAAGTCAGCCGCAGTCCATCTCCAGCTCCACAGGAAGAGAACA ATGCTAATGACAAAGATGGTGCTAACAGAGATTCTTTTGGATGTCACAAATGA